In Zingiber officinale cultivar Zhangliang chromosome 3B, Zo_v1.1, whole genome shotgun sequence, a single window of DNA contains:
- the LOC122056106 gene encoding G-type lectin S-receptor-like serine/threonine-protein kinase At2g19130 yields the protein MGVSMASSGSRATSLLLLLFSFAFSLFLLFSSATSTDTISAHHSLSGNQTVTSRGGTFVLGFFTPPGSTGTTSFNYYIGIWYNNISELTPVWVANRVTPVTEPTASELKISDDGNLALLDQFKSIIWSTNVTAISSSNSTTVAVILDKGNLQLRDESNSSLVFWQSFDQPIGTLLPGAKFGINKITKRSQRLTSWKSKVDPAPGIFSFEMDQEGSFQYFCFWNSSRTYCTTGLWDGRIFSQMNELPPVYIVNFQVVNETDENYFTYTVIDPNHLTSRYVIDSEYGQIQLLTWIENSNSWQLIWARPRSKCSVYGVCGPFGSCHDLPTPFCTCVKGFRIKSQTDWGLGDRSQGCERMISLQCSGQNNSEEDGFFKMENVRLPDNSLSLAMLGSSQDCEQACLSNCTCNAYSFSSTGCFVWHGELLNLQEELNELDAGILYLRLAASELQISENNKKRKVAHISLGVVTAVVCLFMIGGFVWKRERRRAIQNSKVVQNSLVSFMYDELRIATKNFSVELGGGGFGSVFKGSLPGSIDIAVKKLEGLYQGEKQFRAEVSILGVIQHVNLIRLIGFCSQGTKKLLVYEFMPCGSLADQLFRSNSNVLDWKTRYRIAIGTARGLAYLHEQCRDNIIHCDIKPENILLDDALVPKVADFGLAKLVGRNFSKVLTTIRGSRGYIAPEWISGMPITTKVDVYSYGMMLFEIISGKRNLVSATESCFEFFPSVATSKLINGDVEVLLDHRLEGEADMGELAIACKLAGWCIQDDESSRPTMSQVVQALEGNLNINIPPMPKFLQRLSDSCADNINSPRNFSSNQNSNCRASSTQINNATT from the coding sequence ATGGGAGTTTCAATGGCTTCTTCAGGTTCCAGAGCAACTTCACTCTTGCTCTTGCTCTTCTCCTTCgccttttctctctttcttctcttctcctccgcaACGTCAACAGACACAATCTCCGCACATCATTCTCTGTCCGGAAACCAGACCGTCACTTCCAGAGGCGGCACGTTCGTGCTAGGCTTCTTCACGCCACCAGGTAGCACCGGCACGACCTCCTTCAACTACTACATCGGCATCTGGTACAATAATATCTCAGAGCTCACCCCCGTGTGGGTGGCCAACAGAGTCACTCCAGTCACGGAGCCAACCGCGTCGGAGCTTAAGATCTCTGACGATGGCAACCTCGCCCTACTCGACCAGTTCAAATCTATCATCTGGTCCACCAATGTCACCGCCATCTCATCCTCCAACTCCACAACCGTCGCGGTCATCCTTGACAAGGGTAATCTCCAGCTCCGGGATGAATCCAACTCCTCTCTCGTCTTCTGGCAGAGCTTCGACCAACCCATTGGCACTTTGCTACCCGGAGCCAAGTTCGGGATCAACAAGATCACCAAGAGATCCCAGCGCCTCACGTCCTGGAAGAGCAAAGTCGACCCTGCTCCCGGAATCTTCAGCTTCGAGATGGATCAGGAAGGAAGCTTTCAGTACTTCTGCTTTTGGAATTCGTCTCGCACATATTGCACTACTGGGCTGTGGGATGGCCGAATCTTCAGCCAAATGAATGAGTTGCCTCCCGTTTACATTGTCAACTTCCAAGTAGTAAATGAAACAGATGAAAACTACTTCACGTACACTGTCATTGATCCCAACCACTTGACGTCCAGATATGTGATCGATTCTGAATACGGCCAGATCCAGCTACTGACATGGATTGAGAATTCAAACTCGTGGCAGCTCATCTGGGCTCGACCGAGAAGCAAATGCTCCGTTTATGGGGTCTGCGGGCCTTTCGGAAGCTGCCATGACCTCCCCACGCCATTCTGCACTTGCGTTAAAGGTTTCAGGATCAAGTCTCAGACAGATTGGGGTTTGGGCGATCGAAGCCAGGGTTGTGAGAGGATGATTTCTCTGCAGTGCAGTGGCCAGAACAATTCTGAAGAAGATGGTTTCTTTAAGATGGAAAATGTTAGATTACCTGACAACTCCCTCAGTTTGGCCATGCTTGGGAGCTCCCAAGATTGTGAACAAGCTTGCTTGAGTAATTGCACTTGTAATGCTTATTCCTTCAGCTCCACTGGGTGCTTTGTTTGGCATGGAGAATTACTCAATCTTCAGGAAGAACTTAATGAGCTTGATGCAGGCATTCTTTATCTGCGCTTGGCTGCCTCGGAGTTGCAAATTTCTGAAAACAACAAGAAGAGAAAGGTAGCGCACATCTCCTTAGGGGTCGTCACTGCTGTAGTTTGTTTGTTCATGATTGGGGGTTTCGTTTGGAAGCGAGAGAGGAGGAGAGCCATCCAAAACTCAAAAGTTGTGCAGAATTCTTTGGTCTCCTTCATGTATGATGAGCTGCGGATTGCCACAAAAAACTTCTCCGTAGAGCTCGGAGGAGGGGGATTTGGATCCGTGTTTAAAGGGTCGTTACCCGGCTCAATTGATATCGCTGTGAAGAAGCTTGAGGGTCTTTACCAAGGCGAGAAGCAGTTCCGAGCGGAGGTGAGCAtactaggagttattcaacatGTAAACCTCATTAGGCTAATTGGCTTTTGCTCTCAAGGGACCAAGAAGTTGTTGGTCTATGAGTTCATGCCATGTGGTTCGTTAGCTGATCAGCTTTTTCGTAGCAACTCGAATGTTTTGGACTGGAAAACAAGATATCGAATTGCTATCGGAACTGCAAGAGGATTAGCTTATCTTCATGAGCAATGCAGGGACAACATCATACATTGTGACATTAAGCCAGAGAACATACTATTGGACGATGCACTTGTGCCAAAAGTAGCCGATTTTGGTCTAGCAAAGCTTGTCGGAAGGAACTTTAGCAAAGTTCTCACAACCATTAGAGGAAGTAGAGGGTACATTGCACCCGAATGGATTTCAGGTATGCCCATCACCACCAAAGTAGATGTTTACAGCTACGGAATGATGTTGTTCGAGATCATATCCGGCAAGAGAAATTTAGTCTCTGCAACAGAAAGTTGTTTTGAGTTTTTTCCATCAGTGGCAACAAGCAAACTCATTAACGGAGATGTCGAAGTCTTGCTAGACCACCGTCTTGAGGGGGAAGCTGACATGGGAGAGCTTGCAATAGCTTGTAAATTGGCCGGTTGGTGCATTCAAGATGATGAGAGTTCCAGGCCAACGATGAGTCAAGTTGTTCAAGCTCTAGAGGGTAATCTAAACATCAACATTCCTCCTATGCCCAAGTTTCTCCAACGCCTATCTGACTCTTGTGCCGACAACATCAATTCCCCTAGAAACTTCTCTTCAAATCAGAACTCCAACTGTCGTGCCTCTTCAACTCAGATAAACAATGCTACAACTTAA